gttgcatcattaTGGCGCATCTCCAAACAAACAGCAGTGGTGAGAGCATCAGATTATTTCTACCCGCGTGATCCAGTATCACACACCATTCATATAGTAGCAGTGACATATAACAGTGTTTTCTTAGGAGAGTTCATGCTGCCTGATTGGGACATGTTCCATTCTTTACATACAGCTGCAGAGTATCATGCTTCTGCTAGGGCTATTAGTGGTGGACCCATCTATGTCAGGTAGTAAATCCTAGTCCTTCATCATCAATCAAAATTTCAATGTTAAATTaagatatcatcaaatatttttgtgCTATGTCATTTGCTAAATGTTTGTGGTAACATTTTTTATGAGCAGTGATGCACCTGGGAAGCACAACTTTGAGCTACTAAAGAAGGTGGTACTTCCCGATGGGTCTATTCTTCGAGCTTGTTTGCTTGGAAGGCCCACCTCTGACTACTTGTTCTCTGACCCTTCTCGTGATGGAGTGcgataaatcttttttttcttgatagttTCGTCATCTAAGCTAGCTAgcatgatgaaaatattttcatctgAATTTTAGCTAATTTCTTATCCTAGAAATGTTGCATTATGGAGAATTTTCTTAAACAGTTTTTCTTTGATTGCAGCTTATTGAAAATATTGAGCATGAACAAGTTCACAGGGGTCTTAGGTGTCTACAATTGCCAAGGAGCAGCTTGGAGCAGCACGGAAATAAAGAACGCTTTCCACCAAACCACAACTGATACCCTAACAGGCACTATTAGGGGTCGTGATGTTCACCTCATCATTGAAGCTGCCACGGACTCCAATTGGTGTTGCACGTCGCCCGCGTGGCGTCCGTTTGGTGATTTTTGATTCATTTGCTTGTTGGttcttgggagtcgccacctagtatttacttgagggttactaggaaacccggatATACTGGTCTTTAttagagattcacgggtaaggaactggttgtggttagagaaggtattaacacccttaacgcaccctacctgaggtaagctgcttcgcgaTTTGATGTAATTTAAAAGGTTTTGAAAGTTGTCTTGCCAATGATTtcttaaaaagagaagaaaagttctcctcggtaaggagatccttatcttatcggataaaaaaacctaattgctctagcatcaataaaaacaaaacaaacttttctatttaatataaaaaatgcatCTTACATATAAGATTATAATCTagttaccaaaagaaaaaatattttttgatattttttgaaatatgaaccaaattcaatgcaaattaaaatttctttttagttttaacataaACAagacatacataaaaaataataacaaaacaccCACTCCAACACTTTCCTTTTACTATGTTTAAGCACACACCCATTACATGAttacaaatcaatcaaaaattcaaaataaacaaaacaacacattaaacaattttaaatttatgaaatgaACCCTAAAAAATTCAGGAACAGTGCTGGGAAGCCCTCTGAAACTGCAGAAACAGTAGCGGCGTGTTGCTCCACGCGCCACCACCACTGGTGGCGCATGGGTTCACACGCCACCGCCGATAAAGGCAATAAAACCGTGGATCGGgaacgtcttcttcttctttgtcttcCTACGCTGTCTGTGAAGGTCACCGCCACTTGCAACAAGGAGAAAAACGCACAAACAgttgattttaggtttttatttctttgtttttcagatTTGTCTCTCTCCTTTCAGATCCATTTCACCACAGATCCTTCTTTGGTTTCCGTCTTCCTCCCTTTCGCTTCGGGTGGTAGGCGGCTCCCAGGCTGAACGGCCGAGAGGGGGGTGTTGCAGTTGGGTTGGCTTCGGGCTGTTGTTTTGGTCGTTTACTGTTGAGAAGACCGAAGAAGAAGATGCTGCCAAGGAGGGAGCTTCTGTGTTGTTGGGTCTGTGGGCGCTGGAGGAACGGCTGGAGGAGGGGAGCTTGTCCGATGTGGGAGATGGAGGTGTAGCGGCGGCTGACTTCTATgggtgaagaagaagagcaagCCGGGGGAGAGGAGAGGATAAAGGGAATGCTGGCTGTTGTGGAGGAAAATGGGGTTGTTGTGCTATAGGTTGAAGATGAGAGGAAATGGGGGGAAGGAAATGGAGAGCGGCCTGTGGGGCTGCTTTCCTTTGGCTGGTTTTGGGAGAGAAACCAAAGGAAGGGGGCAGAGGCCTGCACTGTgaaggtttaggtttagggtttttttttttgttttttcaaaattgcccCCTTCCCTTTTGTATGTGTTGGAAactcctatttataggcaaaaatgtTGCTAGGTCACCAAActtagtccctcaacttttttttttgtaaatttgattttttttatttttttagatttttcttatcaacatcgactcgaaATGaggaaaattattgattttttaaaaataacgcgttaaaagttgaacgcgctTTAAAGacctttgaaaaattaaattcttttaagacgatgctgaaaatgctaaaaatgatgcaaatatattaaaaaacgtattttttttattttcattgtttttcgctatttttgaatttttctgaaaaatttatcaaaacatggatcaaaaattgggtagcaacaactGGGATGACAATTGTGTTTTCTATTGTCACCGGACGGGATAACTAATCACCCTCCTTTACAATGCAGCCTTGCCAGTGTCACTCAAAGTCCTTGAGCATGGCATATTCACTGTAACACACATCAAGGTTTTAGCAACTGGGTTCAGCTTTGCACCCCTGGGGCTAACCAACATGTTCAATGCAGGTGGAGCCATTAAGGGGCTAAAGTTTGAAGTGAAAGGTGGTGTTGAATTATCAGAGCTTGATGATGGATACAGGGGTGAAAGTAGTGGTGTGACTGAAGAGGGTAGGGAACTATAGCGATGAATTAGTTGTGAAAGTTTGCATAGAGGTTAAAGGATGTGGCAAGTTTGGTGCTTATTCATCTGCTAAGCCAAGGAAGTGCATTGTGGACTCAAATGTGGTTGATTTTGTGTATAATTTGAATTCTAGGTTGGTTGGTTTTAGCTTGGATAGCTTGCGTGAGAAGGGCAAATTTCATGTTGTTGAGATTGAGTCATAGGAAAATTCATTTAGAAAAGAGTTAAGGGCTACTTGGAAGGTTTGGGTATTGGGATATTTATTATACTTACATGTTTCCCCTCTAATTTTATTGCTTTTGTAGTTTACTAGTTCATGTAATCATGTGAGGAATTGAGGGGGAATGGTCAATTAAGAATTCTGCTACCTAACAGTTTAATTAATACTCTGCTCTGAACTAAGCTCAAACAACTTAAAAGACTCTTGCAAAAATCCATCTCCATGCCGTTTGATATAATCTGAATCATTGAAAATGGTGATAGTCAACACACAACTAATGTTTcctctttttattaatcaacataAAAGAGAACAGCTGGaaaccataaaagaaaagggaatacACTTCAATTGCTTCCTTCAGTAAAGCATGATTCATGAGGTATTGTAATGAAACGTATTGAATAATCCTGAGATGATTGTGACACTAACAAGAATCCAGTGGACCAAAATAAACGACAGAAACCCAATCTGAACTTTATCTGCACTTAAAATCAACAATAGACATGTATGGCATGAACAGGAAAACAAAATTCTTGGTACTGGAAGGGTGGGACAAGGGGCCTAACAGAACTGGAAAAGCTAGGTTTATAGACTTCATGGGGATGCAGACCAATGGCAAAGAATAACATTAAAAATGACTCTAGTTGTTTCAAGATGCCATTCTCAACATATACTGACAAACGTTTTATACAGAGAGAtcctttttgtgttttgataatAAATACAGTAGCTTGAGAAACCTATCCAGAAAACCAATCAGTTTTCTCTTTCATAAACTGAAAAAGTCCTGGGGATAGTCTTGAAGGGAGGTTCAAATTGCAGCAGTCTAATCACAAAATTCCGCAGATTGGAATGATCACCTTGCTAGATAATTATGTCCTAAACCATGGGATTCCTATTTGTCCTGGTTTTTGTAGCATAATTCCTCACCATTTTGTTGCTACATTATTAGAGTTGTTTTACAGAAAGTTACAGCTCCAATTCATGATTACATTCATCATCCTCTTGTTTTTGTTGTAGCTGTTCTTCTTCAGTTAGTTGCAGTTCCAGTTGATGACAAAATTCATCACCAAAATCATCATCGTGTTGTTCATGTTTTTTGTGCTGTGGTTGATGTTGTTGCTCATCTTTCTGAGCATGACGTTGATTCAGTCCTGTTTGCTGATAAAACACTTGCCTTTGGACGTTCCAGTTCTCTGTGATCCTCTCAACTTCATCTCAAATAAATTCCCTATCATATGATATATGCTGTATGTTTTGGACATCTACTGCCTTGCTTgcttctgaaaaaaaaaagtggtaaaTTAAATACGTCATTAGATACtgaaagaattttaaaagggaAATATAAATTGGAGACTCCATGATATCTGGACCAAGCATATTTAACATGTTTAGATAGTATTAATTGATATGTGCTTCAAAGTTTATACAGCACCATAAATGATGTGGATAAGAATCAGAGAGAAATTTTTGGGTTGAGTAACAAATCGACAATAAGAATAAACACAAACTCTTATGGATTCGAGGCCATTTGGTAATGAGGTTGCGTCTGCGTTTTGTTTAAAACGCAGATGCAACCTGTTTGGTTAAGGAAAAAACCCAGTTTACTGTTTATGGGTCCCACAGTGTTTTGCGTCCGAAACGCAGGGGAAAGAAAAGCAAGCAATTGCTGCTTCTTgcgcactgttcatgctaattaattagcataaaCAGTGTAGCCAGCTCCACTGTTCCGGTTGGACCGGTTCCGGTTCAAAGctcaaaatgcattgaaccaggtccgacccagtaaaaaataataaaattattttttattttttaattgtgttatattcgaaacactagtgtttaacattattcaatgacactacataaattagacagagatcacttgatgacgtagcatttgcagaatttgatcgcaatcccaattttgttcctgattatattttacctgatgttgcgcgcttaagataccaaaaaaactgtaatccttgtcggatgtatttcatacgtgatggaattgtagatagtttaatgaaacaataaaaaatattttatataaagtattatttatttcatgatgtaataacaatagttaaatctacaatatttaaattaaaaatcatcaatattaatatatattttttaaaattattttataacctcaatttcaaaagcattattaaccaaatacattaaactattttttattcaacctcattttcaaccacagttttaaccaaacattcataaataccaaatcaacctcaatcaaaattactttttataaaacaactttttcaaaccacaaccacaacagctaccacaatatcaaacagcTATATTAAGGAAAAATACACATGTTACTTTCACTATTTGATGCTTATTCAGTCTATAACTTTTAAATAAGGACATGAGATggataaaagaacatacctcTGTTGACATGTTTCTTCGCCTCTGCATATTCTGTTAACATTTTCTTGAGCATCTCTAAATCAAATTACATACCCTGCAGATGCAGATGCAATTCAATCCACAAGCTTAttctgaagaaagaaaaaaaaaaagaggaaaaccaTGGCACCAACTGTGAGCATCGTACAATCATTATACCTACAGGTATCTATTTTCAAAATAGGAAAAGGCGGGGCCTATTTGCAACTATTGATCTAGTGGAACCTGAGTAAAACCTTTACATGAGTTATGCAACATACCACCATGTCCATATGGAGGAATTGCTCAATCCGAATATCATCAAACAACCTGTTATAAAGAAAGCAGTGGAGCAATAAGAGGATCCATAGAATGTTTTGAAACCTGAAACCTGCCTAATCATGCTATTATATTAGATTGGAATAAATTATATCATTCTTAGAAAACATACTTCTTATATGCAACTTGCACACGGGCATCTTGCAATTCTGTGAGTTGGTTCCCTGTCTCACTGACAGAACCTTCATGTAAATCCACGAACCCAAAaagaaacatgttcttttctagCATCCTTTTGACCAAAGCAGGTACTCCTTTTATTCCATGTTCTTTTGCATTTATAACAAGGGTCTTGAGTTTCTTCAACTCTCCTGTCAGATAACATGAAGAAATAAGATGgtgaaaaggagaaggaaaaacaaaacttcaGTTAATCATAACTTCATTATTACTATCATCACTAAATTCACCTCAACATGATCAAGCATGATCAAGCATGATCAAAAGCAATAAAATGCTTCCAAATGAGAGAGAGTTCACACAAAGAAAAACCCTTAAGCATGTTCACTTTAAACCTAAAAGTCAAACcaatgaaagaaattaatcaCAACGACACTGACAATACAATGCAAAAACCCAGTTTGTTCATGGCTGAATACAAGAGTGACCCCATAAAGAAGGGACTTGTCCATTACCAGAAAAAAATCCTTGATTTACTTTCAAGGAGACAATCATCTAAATTCACTATGAGCATGGTAAGATTAAACAAGCTCTCGCTTACATATGTCTCAAGAAATATGATGAGATGGCAACATGATCCAAAAACTATCCAGCCCCAGATGGGACTTGTCCATTACCAGAAACGggctttataaaatataaccagGGCAACAATTTTTTAACTGAAGACAAACTCACGACGACAAACTGGATTCTAGCACAGAACATTATTTGATTCAATGACAATACAAAAATCATGTCGGTGAGAGCTCACCAATTGTATGAGCATACAGCGACTGCATTATGAAGGCCAATTTGGTAGGAGAACTAGCCTCAAAGATGTAGGTAAACTTCCTGGAAAGCCATACTCTTTTCATATCAGCCAAAGTTGTAAACTCACCCTAACAGTTCCCGAACACCACAACtgttaaaacaatcaaaacaaaataaccttCCTGAAAAACAATAGctaaacaaagcaaaaacagCCCAAGATAACAAATCCAAGTAAACACCTCAACAAACTCATTTATAAGCTCATCAATGTCCAACTTGAATGGAGACAGATCCATAATGCCAGAGACTCTTCAAATCTTAAAACACAGACAGTATTAATTCCAGTAACCCTTTGGAATTacaaaacaatatcaacaaGAAGAATAAGAGCCCAAGTAACTATTGAGTtcaatttcaagattttaaacggagaaagaaagaaagaaagggactAAATTCATATCTCTAATTGAACAAGAATCAACCCATTTTAAGAATTGAATACACAATATCCTCGAATGAG
The DNA window shown above is from Populus trichocarpa isolate Nisqually-1 chromosome 4, P.trichocarpa_v4.1, whole genome shotgun sequence and carries:
- the LOC18097717 gene encoding uncharacterized protein LOC18097717 isoform X3 yields the protein MDLSPFKLDIDELINEFVEGEFTTLADMKRVWLSRKFTYIFEASSPTKLAFIMQSLYAHTIGELKKLKTLVINAKEHGIKGVPALVKRMLEKNMFLFGFVDLHEGSVSETGNQLTELQDARVQVAYKKLFDDIRIEQFLHMDMVGM
- the LOC18097717 gene encoding uncharacterized protein LOC18097717 isoform X2, producing MDLSPFKLDIDELINEFVEGEFTTLADMKRVWLSRKFTYIFEASSPTKLAFIMQSLYAHTIGELKKLKTLVINAKEHGIKGVPALVKRMLEKNMFLFGFVDLHEGSVSETGNQLTELQDARVQVAYKKLFDDIRIEQFLHMDMVNKLVD
- the LOC18097717 gene encoding uncharacterized protein LOC18097717 isoform X1 yields the protein MDLSPFKLDIDELINEFVEGEFTTLADMKRVWLSRKFTYIFEASSPTKLAFIMQSLYAHTIGELKKLKTLVINAKEHGIKGVPALVKRMLEKNMFLFGFVDLHEGSVSETGNQLTELQDARVQVAYKKLFDDIRIEQFLHMDMVVCCITHNKLVD